The following proteins are encoded in a genomic region of Maylandia zebra isolate NMK-2024a linkage group LG1, Mzebra_GT3a, whole genome shotgun sequence:
- the hp gene encoding haptoglobin, producing MHNTLDRRDLALLKKMNMIHRMAFSLTVVVLAAWACLADVAHAEERMKASVLASRTASVRSRRMVGGKLAPHVPWQAMVYIAESMLDGGYAGGALISDRWVLTAGRNLFVRKSREDIQGQEPVIPKVYLGITKKDYAKSSNEVAVEKVVLHPGFQNQSDWNNDLALIQLKQPVVINDKVTPIPLPERGQDLAKAVRGSGIITGWGWGPLLTPSPFLKHIVVPLANHSECRAEYESLALTPTVDDDMICTAATEYQENVCFGDAGGALAVTDPETGDIYAAGILSYDKSCTRYKHAVYMKLSSYLPWIHSIMRGDTDTSTAVRFEAMSAMYKRQ from the exons ATGCACAACACACTCGACAGAAGAGACTTAGCATTGTTGAAGAAGATGAATATGATCCACAGAATGGC GTTTTCTCTGACTGTGGTCGTCCTGGCTGCGTGGGCCTGCCTGGCAGATGTGGCTCATGCTGAAGAAAGGATGAAAGCCTCTGTGTTAG CCTCCAGGACAGCATCTGTCCGCTCCAGGCGAATGGTTGGTGGGAAACTGGCTCCTCATGTGCCCTGGCAGGCCATGGTCTACATTGCTGAGAGCATGCTGGATGGAGGTTATGCAGGCGGTGCTCTCATCTCTGACCGCTGGGTGTTGACGGCTGGAAGAAACCTTTTTGTTAGGAAGAGTCGGGAGGACATTCAGGGACAGGAGCCTGTCATCCCTAAAGTGTACCTGGGAATTACAAAAAAGGATTATGCTAAATCTTCCAATGAGGTTGCTGTTGAGAAG GTTGTTCTCCATCCAGGCTTTCAGAATCAGTCTGACTGGAACAACGACCTGGCTCTGATCCAGCTGAAGCAGCCTGTCGTTATAAATGATAAAGTGACCCCCATCCCATTACCAGAGAGAGGCCAGGACCTGGCCAAGGCCGTGCGTGGGTCAGGAATTATCACTGGATGGGGCTGGGGACCCCTTCTCACCCCTTCTCCCTTTCTCAAACACATCGTAGTCCCACTGGCCAATCACTCTGAATGTAGGGCTGAATATGAAAGTCTTGCACTCACGCCAACTGTAGATGATGACATGATCTGCACTGCTGCCACAGAATATCAGGAGAATGTCTGTTTTGGGGATGCAGGTGGCGCTCTGGCTGTCACAGACCCTGAAACTGGGGACATATATGCTGCAGGGATCCTTTCCTATGATAAATCCTGCACTAGGTACAAGCATGCAGTGTATATGAAGCTTTCCTCGTATTTGCCCTGGATCCACAGCATTATGAGAGGAGATACAGACACATCAACTGCTGTGCGCTTTGAAGCGATGTCTGCGATGTACAAAAGGCAGTAG